A stretch of the Petroclostridium xylanilyticum genome encodes the following:
- a CDS encoding DNA-primase RepB domain-containing protein yields MECDSLSFEEQLAAIEAFPVEPSLIVRTKKSLHTYWLMKDAKVENFRRVQKRLIAKFNGDPACINESRVLRLPGFYHCKEEPVMVECIKFSPELRYTQAELEAALSEIREETKPGTPVPKGTRKGLEMVGRRCLFIHHCRDNAKTLSEHDWYAMIANLAVFEGGDRLIHALSKPYPKYSHKETQDKINHFLESGTKPITCRTIAEKGFQCPKLEDNSCGCKAPAALCYKPLSVEELRVFLSEQPVAKSAVDNVQTAQEFVRDFLYNTDPVVAGTFIEYEMKEHFGLKAAAVKSLSALQRDICRKYRESKETKRETMGEELPDWYEPSERGGLRFIPGLLANHMAKNVNAFYGAESYYIYENGVYKAASDLQAAARVRGHLIERYATMSAINDTEGQWRMLIYKPIREINCNPFIINLKNGLYNVLDGNLKAHTR; encoded by the coding sequence GTGGAGTGCGACAGCCTGAGTTTTGAAGAGCAGCTTGCCGCAATTGAAGCGTTTCCAGTTGAGCCGTCGCTGATTGTCAGGACGAAAAAGTCGCTGCACACATACTGGCTGATGAAGGACGCGAAGGTTGAAAATTTCCGCAGGGTGCAAAAACGACTGATTGCAAAATTCAACGGCGATCCGGCCTGTATAAACGAAAGCCGGGTGCTCCGCCTGCCGGGGTTTTACCACTGCAAGGAAGAGCCGGTCATGGTGGAATGCATCAAATTCAGCCCAGAACTGCGCTATACGCAGGCGGAGCTGGAGGCGGCATTGTCTGAAATCCGGGAAGAGACGAAGCCCGGAACACCGGTTCCGAAAGGAACGCGAAAAGGGCTTGAGATGGTTGGCAGGCGATGCCTGTTCATACATCACTGCAGGGACAATGCAAAAACACTCTCTGAACATGACTGGTATGCGATGATTGCAAACCTTGCGGTTTTTGAGGGCGGAGACCGGCTGATCCACGCCTTGTCGAAGCCATACCCTAAGTACAGCCATAAGGAAACGCAGGACAAGATCAATCATTTTCTGGAGAGCGGCACCAAACCCATAACATGCAGAACAATTGCGGAAAAGGGCTTTCAGTGCCCCAAGCTGGAGGACAACTCCTGCGGATGCAAGGCTCCTGCCGCTCTGTGCTACAAGCCGCTTTCCGTGGAGGAATTGCGCGTTTTTCTTTCAGAGCAGCCGGTTGCAAAATCGGCGGTGGATAATGTGCAGACCGCGCAGGAGTTTGTCAGGGATTTTTTATACAATACGGATCCGGTTGTTGCCGGGACGTTTATTGAATACGAAATGAAGGAGCATTTCGGTCTTAAGGCAGCAGCGGTGAAATCCCTTTCTGCGCTCCAGCGGGACATATGCAGGAAATACCGCGAGAGCAAGGAAACAAAGCGCGAAACCATGGGCGAAGAGCTGCCGGACTGGTACGAGCCCTCCGAGCGCGGCGGCCTGCGCTTTATCCCGGGGCTGCTGGCAAACCATATGGCCAAAAACGTCAATGCCTTTTACGGAGCGGAGAGCTATTACATCTATGAAAACGGCGTATACAAAGCGGCTTCCGATCTGCAGGCGGCGGCCAGGGTGCGCGGGCATCTCATTGAGCGGTACGCCACCATGTCTGCGATCAACGACACCGAGGGCCAGTGGCGGATGCTTATTTACAAGCCAATCCGGGAAATCAACTGCAACCCGTTTATCATCAACCTCAAAAACGGGCTGTACAACGTGCTGGACGGCAATCTCAAGGCGCATACCCGGTAA
- a CDS encoding DUF4314 domain-containing protein, protein MSVRGFPSKETVLRIKKQYPPGTRVEVICMDDPYSMLKPGEKGTVSFVDDIGTIHIKWECGSSLGAAYGKDVIRRL, encoded by the coding sequence ATGAGTGTAAGAGGCTTCCCTTCAAAAGAAACCGTCCTCCGGATTAAGAAGCAGTATCCGCCGGGGACACGCGTCGAGGTTATCTGTATGGATGATCCATACTCCATGCTAAAACCGGGAGAAAAAGGCACCGTTTCCTTTGTGGATGATATCGGAACCATACATATAAAGTGGGAGTGCGGTTCTTCTCTTGGCGCGGCTTATGGTAAGGATGTGATCAGGAGGCTGTAA
- a CDS encoding terminase TerL endonuclease subunit, which translates to MRKLKRYKPTRFMAEGSQYDKEAADAAVTFINCLKHTKGEWYGMPFELIDWQEQIVRDVFGILKPNGYRQFNTAYVEIPKKQGKSELAAAIALYLTCGDFEHGGEVYGCASDRQQASIVFDVAVDMVEQCPALKSRIKPMLSQKRLVYRPLGSFYQVLSAEAYTKHGLNVHGVVFDELHAQPNRDLYDVMLHGSGDARKQPLFFLITTAGTDRNSICWEVHQKAEDILQGRKIDPTFYPVIYSAADTDDWTSEKVWKKVNPSLGITVDIEKLRVAFENSKQNPAEENLFRQLRLNQWVKQSVRWMPMDKWDRCAFPVDAESLRGRICYGGLDLSSTTDITAFVLVFPPLDESDKYQILPFFWIPEDNIDQRVRRDHVPYDIWERQGFLYTTEGNVVHYGFIESFIEELGMKYNIREIAFDRWGAVQMTQNLEALGFTVVPFGQGFKDMSPPTKELMKLTLEERIAHGGYPVLRWMMDNIFVKTDPAGNIKPDKEKSTERIDGAVALIMALDRALRHGGDDRNGSIYDERGLLII; encoded by the coding sequence CTGCGGAAGTTAAAGCGATATAAACCTACGCGATTTATGGCGGAAGGATCCCAATACGACAAGGAAGCGGCGGATGCTGCCGTTACCTTTATAAACTGCCTGAAGCATACCAAGGGCGAATGGTACGGGATGCCATTCGAGCTGATTGACTGGCAGGAGCAGATCGTCCGCGACGTATTCGGGATTTTGAAGCCAAACGGATACCGGCAGTTTAACACCGCCTATGTGGAAATTCCGAAGAAACAAGGTAAATCGGAGCTTGCGGCGGCAATTGCCTTATACCTGACCTGCGGGGATTTTGAGCATGGCGGCGAGGTGTACGGCTGCGCATCCGACCGTCAGCAGGCGTCCATCGTTTTCGACGTGGCGGTGGACATGGTGGAGCAATGTCCCGCATTGAAATCGCGGATTAAACCGATGCTGTCGCAGAAGCGTTTGGTATACAGGCCGCTTGGAAGCTTCTATCAGGTGCTTTCGGCGGAAGCCTACACGAAACATGGACTTAATGTCCATGGCGTGGTATTTGACGAACTTCACGCCCAGCCGAACCGCGATCTGTATGACGTGATGCTTCACGGTTCCGGCGACGCGAGAAAACAGCCGCTGTTTTTCCTGATCACGACTGCGGGCACCGACAGGAATTCCATCTGCTGGGAGGTGCATCAAAAGGCTGAGGACATCCTGCAGGGACGCAAGATAGATCCGACTTTCTACCCGGTTATTTACAGTGCAGCCGATACCGACGACTGGACGAGCGAAAAGGTATGGAAAAAGGTTAATCCTTCGCTGGGCATTACTGTGGATATTGAAAAACTGAGGGTGGCTTTTGAAAACTCTAAACAGAATCCCGCGGAGGAGAACTTATTCCGTCAGCTTCGCCTGAACCAGTGGGTCAAGCAATCGGTGCGCTGGATGCCGATGGACAAATGGGACAGGTGCGCATTCCCTGTCGATGCGGAAAGCTTGCGCGGACGCATTTGCTATGGCGGCCTTGACCTGTCGAGTACTACCGATATTACAGCCTTTGTGCTGGTGTTTCCGCCGCTGGATGAATCGGATAAATATCAGATCCTGCCTTTCTTCTGGATACCGGAGGACAATATTGACCAGCGCGTGCGGAGGGACCATGTGCCGTATGACATATGGGAACGGCAGGGGTTTTTATACACGACCGAAGGCAACGTGGTTCATTACGGCTTCATTGAGAGCTTTATTGAGGAACTCGGTATGAAATATAACATTAGAGAAATTGCCTTTGACCGCTGGGGCGCGGTGCAAATGACACAAAACCTTGAGGCATTGGGTTTTACTGTTGTGCCGTTCGGTCAGGGGTTCAAGGACATGTCGCCTCCTACTAAAGAGCTTATGAAGCTGACTTTGGAGGAGCGCATTGCCCATGGCGGATATCCGGTACTGCGCTGGATGATGGACAATATCTTTGTCAAAACCGACCCGGCCGGAAATATAAAGCCTGATAAAGAAAAGTCCACCGAGAGAATAGACGGTGCGGTTGCGCTCATTATGGCGCTTGACCGC
- a CDS encoding gamma-glutamylcyclotransferase family protein, which yields MNKEKGTIYLAYGSNLNLKQMAYRCPTAKILGSAKLTGYRLLFRGGNGAAVATIEKQKGESVPVLLWKITPYDEEALDRYEGYPHLYRKETVKVRFKGQWVSAMAYIMNDGRPLGAPSRYYYEVIRQGYMDASFDISVLNKAVRDSTAQAERSEV from the coding sequence ATGAACAAGGAAAAAGGGACAATTTATTTGGCATACGGAAGCAACCTGAATTTGAAACAGATGGCATACCGTTGTCCTACTGCAAAAATATTAGGTAGCGCGAAACTGACTGGTTATCGGCTCTTATTCCGCGGAGGAAACGGCGCAGCGGTGGCGACGATAGAAAAGCAAAAAGGCGAAAGCGTTCCGGTATTGCTTTGGAAAATTACACCGTATGATGAGGAAGCGCTGGATCGGTATGAAGGATATCCGCACTTGTACCGGAAAGAAACGGTTAAGGTACGGTTCAAGGGACAGTGGGTATCGGCCATGGCATATATCATGAATGACGGCAGGCCTTTAGGAGCGCCGAGCCGTTATTACTACGAGGTAATCCGGCAGGGATATATGGACGCGAGCTTTGACATCTCCGTTCTCAATAAAGCGGTGCGGGATTCAACGGCGCAGGCAGAGAGGTCAGAGGTATAG
- a CDS encoding DUF6329 domain-containing protein — translation MKMNDFHNTAFFVRHPFRIEDLQKPHLYEQRKSFVVVKTIELSKIDYENFIADLCVDRWFIEENKRLCCIDDEGVWHCLLVRHCGQPDGVLVMPDGMDYPKYAAYYPGEDDVK, via the coding sequence ATGAAAATGAATGATTTTCATAACACCGCCTTCTTTGTCAGGCATCCGTTCAGGATTGAGGATTTACAGAAGCCTCATCTGTATGAGCAGAGAAAATCTTTTGTGGTTGTGAAAACGATCGAGCTTTCTAAGATTGACTATGAGAATTTCATTGCCGATCTCTGCGTTGATCGCTGGTTTATCGAGGAAAACAAACGGCTTTGCTGCATTGACGATGAAGGCGTATGGCACTGTTTACTTGTACGGCATTGCGGGCAGCCGGACGGAGTGTTGGTAATGCCCGACGGCATGGATTATCCGAAATATGCCGCATATTATCCGGGAGAGGATGATGTAAAATGA
- a CDS encoding amidoligase family protein, with protein MLETRFGIEVEFTGITRAQAAKTAAEFLGGRIESGNDYYNTHKVIAPDGRVWKFMSDGSIRTQKKERGRIAEAGREYSVEMVSPILTYREDIEILQELIRRLRRAGGFANASCGIHVHIDGASHTPRSIRNFINIIASKNDLLYKALQIEPDRMRFCKKMDAALVEKLNRRKPKTMATIESIWYEGYEGSRRQHYHSSRYNFLNLHSFFNGNGTIELRGFNSELHAGKIRSYIVLALALNHQVLTQKCASSKKPQVENEKFAMRTYLNRIGLIGDEFKNCREHLCKALSGNAAWRFRAA; from the coding sequence ATGCTTGAAACGAGATTCGGAATCGAGGTTGAATTCACAGGGATTACAAGGGCGCAGGCGGCAAAAACCGCCGCGGAGTTTTTGGGCGGGAGGATCGAAAGCGGAAACGATTATTACAACACGCATAAAGTTATCGCGCCGGACGGACGGGTCTGGAAATTCATGAGCGACGGCAGCATCCGGACGCAGAAAAAGGAACGCGGCCGGATTGCAGAGGCAGGCAGGGAATACAGTGTGGAGATGGTAAGTCCCATACTGACCTACCGCGAGGACATTGAAATCCTGCAGGAACTGATCAGAAGGCTTCGCCGGGCAGGCGGTTTTGCAAACGCCAGCTGCGGCATCCACGTCCATATAGACGGAGCAAGCCATACGCCGCGAAGCATCCGCAATTTTATCAACATCATTGCCAGCAAAAATGACCTGCTCTACAAGGCACTGCAGATTGAGCCGGACAGGATGCGGTTCTGCAAGAAAATGGACGCGGCGCTGGTGGAAAAATTAAACCGCAGAAAACCCAAGACCATGGCGACCATTGAGAGCATCTGGTATGAAGGCTATGAGGGAAGCCGCAGGCAACATTATCACAGCAGTAGGTACAACTTTTTGAACCTGCATAGCTTTTTCAACGGCAACGGAACGATTGAACTAAGAGGTTTCAACAGCGAGCTGCATGCCGGGAAAATAAGGAGCTACATAGTTCTTGCCCTGGCCCTCAACCATCAGGTGCTGACGCAAAAATGCGCTTCCAGCAAGAAGCCGCAGGTTGAAAACGAAAAATTCGCCATGCGGACATACCTTAACCGCATAGGGCTTATCGGCGACGAATTCAAAAACTGCCGGGAGCACCTTTGCAAGGCGCTAAGCGGCAACGCGGCATGGCGGTTTCGGGCGGCATAG